The Bacillus solimangrovi nucleotide sequence CACTTCAGCATTCATCTAACTTAGTTTACTTACCAGCTTTTTCTTTAATTAAGTTTAGTTGTTCTTGGTAGTCTGAATCTGGTAAAGCTACATAACCAACTTCTTCAGCCAATGCACCTGAATTGTTGAGAGTATATGTCACATAATCATATACGTGTGTTTTTTCTTCAAGAGACTTCACATTAACGTATGTGAATAATGGACGTGATAGTGGAGCATATTCTCCATTTTGAATCGTATCACCATCAGGAGTAACAGCACCTTCTCCATTATCAATTGCAACAACATTTAACTTATCTTTATTTTCAAGGTAATAAGCATAGCCAAAAAATCCAATTGCTCCTTTTTCTCCCGCGATTCCTTGTACTAGTACATTATCATCTTCGGAAAGTTGTGTATCACGACGAATTGGCTCATCTTCTAGAATTACTTCATTCCAGTAGTCATAAGTACCTGAGTCAGTTCCAGGACTGAAAAACTTAATTTCTTCTTCTGGCCATTCTGGACGAATATCCTTCCAAGTCTTAACTTCGCTTCCTTCTTTCCACATTTGCTTTAATTCATCAACAGTTAGGTCAGTTCCCCAATCGTTGTCCGAACTAACAACTACAGAAAGACCATCGAAAGCAAGCTTTAATTCTACAAAATCAATACCATTTTCTTCAGCAAGCGTTTTTTCTTTATCTTTAATAGGGCGTGAAGCATTACTTAAGTCAGTTTCACCAACTACGAAACGTTTGAATCCACCACCAGAACCTGAAACGGCTACAGGAGCTTTAACCTTTGGTTGTTCAGCTACATACTCTTCAGAAACAGCTTCCATGATTGGAAATACAGTCGAAGAACCGTCAATAGCAACTTCTCCCTCTAGTTGTTCTGATCCTTCAGCTTGTTGCTCAGCACTTTCATGATTAGTATCATTATTTCCTTCTGCTGGCGTGCTTGATTGATCTCCTCCACATGCTGCAGCTACAATCATGATTGCAGCCAACAATAGCATTAGTGCAGTCTTTTTCATTTCTAATTCCCCCTACTATTTTTTAAAAGATTAGTTAGTTTTATATTTTCTAACTAATAGGACTTTAATAGCTTTTATTCTTATCGCTTGCCCTGATTAGTATATTACTTCCTTTCTTTTAAACTGGTTTTAATACAGTGTTAAGCTTTTGTAAACGAATTTATAGAATATTCAAATAAAATAACTTTGCAATTGTAACGAACGTATCTATCGAATATTACAACAGAACATGCAATAGATTTTTCATAATTTACACAATTCCTATAGTTATCTTGCTAAAAACATTCACAAACTCAAAATAGAAGAACAAGGAAATCAATAAGCTCCTAATCAGCCCTTCATACTATTACTAAAGCAAAAAAACCGTCGTGAAATATCACGACGGTTTTTTTGCTATTATCATTCTGATTGTTCTGTTTCTGTTGATTGTTGTTCTTGTTGTTCATCTTGTTCTACTTCTTCATTATTTGTACCTTCAAAACGTTGTTGCTTCAACTCAAAATACGCATCAAGAATCCGACTTCCGATATTCTTATTAATTGTATCTTCATCATAAACATATGGCACAACGACTGCAAATGCAACCTCAGGTTGATCATATGGTGCATAACCTACAAGTGTTAAATTATATGTTTGTTTCTTACCACGAAGTTCTTCTACCATACCTTGATATATTGATTGAGCTGTACCCGTTTTCCCAGCAGGTTTATACGGTTTATCGCCAAATTGAACGTATCCTGTTCCACCTGGTTCTTGCATCACTTGACGAAAACCTTCTTTTACTCTATCAATTTCATCATTGCTCATCGAAACTCGATTTAAAATATTTTTCTCAAATTCATAGAGAACATTTCCAACTTCATCTTCTTTGATCGCAGGTTCTCTAATTTCTTTTAATAAATGTGGCTGAACACGATAACCACCGTTTGCGATAGTTGAAATATATTGAGCAATTTGGATCGGTGTATACGTATCGAAT carries:
- a CDS encoding PstS family phosphate ABC transporter substrate-binding protein; this translates as MKKTALMLLLAAIMIVAAACGGDQSSTPAEGNNDTNHESAEQQAEGSEQLEGEVAIDGSSTVFPIMEAVSEEYVAEQPKVKAPVAVSGSGGGFKRFVVGETDLSNASRPIKDKEKTLAEENGIDFVELKLAFDGLSVVVSSDNDWGTDLTVDELKQMWKEGSEVKTWKDIRPEWPEEEIKFFSPGTDSGTYDYWNEVILEDEPIRRDTQLSEDDNVLVQGIAGEKGAIGFFGYAYYLENKDKLNVVAIDNGEGAVTPDGDTIQNGEYAPLSRPLFTYVNVKSLEEKTHVYDYVTYTLNNSGALAEEVGYVALPDSDYQEQLNLIKEKAGK